One Colius striatus isolate bColStr4 chromosome 7, bColStr4.1.hap1, whole genome shotgun sequence DNA segment encodes these proteins:
- the B4GALNT4 gene encoding N-acetyl-beta-glucosaminyl-glycoprotein 4-beta-N-acetylgalactosaminyltransferase 1 — protein sequence GDRPGEVTEPGRRPAAARSPARRGTAEDSSESREDEPMNDGQDLDGWFSRGQRSDRATTRPKLNLTRQALPWNEQYKGKANLHVFEDWCGGAVRHLRKNLHFPLFPHTRTTVKKLAVSPKWKNYGLRIFGYIHPFKDGDFQFSVASDDNSEFWLSSDDSPSNCRLAASVGKLGTEWTAPGEFTKFSSQVSRPLRLMSSRRYYFELLHKQDDRGSDHVEVGWRVFLPSLKFEVIDSSYISLYTDESSLKMNHVEHIPQTLASHSGSYLWEAQQDEHGADMLKPDPRDTFFLTPAIEASRVENVLVPCAYSPTYVVKDFPIARYQGLQFVYLSFVYPNDFTRLTHMETENKCFYRESPLYLEKFGFYKYMKMDEEEEDPRQRAFLFLSPDNFLEDEEEEGVDSPEPTDPPPRAKGKSFGPLPGAKGKETAPVTGDYGDLDYYSFRRTRGRAGAGAAGQPGRAIASPRAGPSPSPSALLRDAPVPGQGGGRALSWVPLDPGEAEEEELRLLASSKHDGALSRQPHLSVPIFGGKARAPGPSRPAAAGEKPRKAQEKVYVTRLQPGKRRARAQEPAFPGIFLYPKPLKKVHLGSRTPQKRPGASSKLRAGPGRWAPWLLGDVPKEREAAGRRGGRRWERPPKPGLLALGTDGLFSRETHEDPTPAPGGTAATANYSSSDAARSEATRVTSFLRMSETTASQQEEGKGREEEEEEEEGEMSDYSYEAGELQQSWLEDSINWQRTFSVSSVDFELLRSDWNDLRCNVSGNLQLSESEVVDVVAQYMEKLNEKNGGIYTLLRIVNVEKRRDTARGNRYLLELELAERGQRTVRLSEYVYVLLHQGKRDDSAEGLALAATEPQPSAWSVLAGKPVLCRPLRLSWKQDVMVHFVVPVKNQARWVQQFISDMAHLYEATRDANFNVILVDFDSDDMDVERALRDARLPRFQYLRRTGNFERSAGLQAGVDAVEDGHSIVFLCDLHIHFPANILDSIRKHCVEGQLAYAPIVMRLGCGSSPREPDGYWEVNGFGLFGIYKSDFERVGGMNTEEFRDRWGGEDWELLDRVLQSGLEVERLRLRNFYHYYHSKRGMWNARSKKPPKA from the exons ATGGCGACAGGCCCGGGGAGGTGACGGAGCCCGGGAGGCGGCCGGCGGCAGCGCGGagcccggcgcggcgcggcacgGCCGAGGACTCCAGCGAGAGCCGCGAGGACGAGCCCATG AATGACGGGCAGGATTTGGATGGATGGTTTTCCAGAGGCCAACGGTCCGACCGAGCCACCACACGCCCCAAACTCAACCTGACCaggcaggctctgccctggAACGAGCAG TACAAAGGGAAGGCAAACTTGCACGtctttgaagactggtgtggaGGGGCCGTGAGGCACCTGAGGAAGAACCTCCATTTCCCACTCTTCCCCCAC ACCCGCACCACGGTGAAGAAGTTGGCTGTGTCACCCAAGTGGAAGAACTACGGGCTGAGGATTTTTGGCTACATCCACCCCTTCAAGGATG GGGATTTCCAGTTCTCGGTGGCATCTGATGACAACTCAGAGTTCTGGCTCAGCTCGGACGACAGCCCCTCCAACTGCCGCCTGGCCGCCTCCGTGGGCAAG ctggGCACTGAGTGGACAGCACCAGGAGAGTTCACCAAATTCAGCTCCCAGGTCTCCAGGCCCCTTCG CCTCATGTCCTCCAGGCGCTACTACTTCGAGCTGCTCCACAAGCAGGACGACCGAGGTTCGGACCACGTGGAAGTTGGG TGGCGAGTTTTCCTCCCCAGCCTGAAGTTCGAAGTGATTGACTCCTCCTACATCTCCTTGTACACAG ATGAATCCTCCCTGAAGATGAACCACGTGGAGCACATCCCGCAGACCCTGGCCAGCCACAGCGGGAGCTACCTCTGGGAGGCCCAGCAGGATGAGCACGGGGCTGACATGCTCAAGCCTGACCCCAGGGACACCTTCTTCCTCA cCCCTGCGATCGAGGCCTCCCGAGTGGAGAACGTGCTGGTGCCCTGTGCCTACAGCCCCACCTACGTGGTGAAGGACTTCCCCATCGCCCGCTACCAGGGCCTCCAGTTT GTCTACCTCTCGTTCGTGTACCCCAACGACTTCACGCGCCTCACTCACATGGAGACGGAGAACAAGTGCTTCTACAGGGAGTCCCCCCTCTACCTGGAGAA gTTTGGCTTCTACAAGTACATGAAGAtggatgaagaggaggaggaccCGCGCCAGCGAGCGTTTCTCTTCCTCAGCCCAGACA ATTTCCTcgaggatgaggaagaggaaggagtggACAGCCCTGAGCCCACAGACCCACCTCCCCGAGCCAAGGGGAAGAGCTTTGGGCCGTTGCCCGGAGCCAAAGGGAAAGAGACGGCGCCGGTCACGGGGGATTACGGAGACCTGGACTATTACAGCTTCCGCCGcacgcggggccgggccggggcgggcgcaGCTGGGCAGCCGGGCAGGGCCATCGCGTCCCCCCGGgctggccccagccccagcccttccGCCCTCCTGCGGGACGCCCCGGTGCCGGGGCAGGGCGGCGGGCGCGCGCTCAGCTGGGTACCGCTGGACCCGGGCGAGGCCGAGGAGGAGGAGCTGCGCCTGCTGGCGTCCTCGAAGCACGACGGGGCCCTGAGCCGCCAGCCGCACCTCTCCGTGCCCATCTTCGGTGGCAAGGCCAGGGCGCCGGGCCCCAGCCGGCCCGCAGCAGCCGGGGAGAAGCCCCGGAAGGCCCAGGAGAAGGTGTACGTGACCAGGCTGCAGCCGGGCAAGCGCAGAGCTCGGGCCCAGGAGCCGGCCTTCCCTGGCATCTTCCTTTACCCGAAGCCTCTGAAGAAAGTCCACCTTGGCTCCAGGACCCCCCAGAAGCGTCCCGGCGCCTCCAGCAAGCTCCGTGCCGGCCCTGGCCGCTGGGCCCCCTGGCTCCTGGGCGACGTCCCCAAGGAGAGGGAGGCTGCCGGGCGGAGGGGCGGCAGGAGGTGGGAGCGGCCGCCCAAGCCTGGCCTCCTCGCCCTGGGGACCGACGGGCTCTTCAGCAGGGAGACCCACGAGGACCCGACCCCTGCCCCAGGCGGGACAGCGGCCACGGCCAATTACAGCTCCTCTGACGCCGCCCGCTCGGAGGCCACGCGGGTCACCTCCTTTCTGAGGATGTCCGAGACGACGGCGTcccagcaggaggagggaaagggccgggaggaagaggaggaggaggaggaaggggagatgTCAGACTACAGCTACGAGGCcggggagctgcagcagagctggctggagGATTCCATCAACTGGCAGAGGACGTTCAGCGTCAGCTCGGTGGACTTCGAGCTGCTGCGCTCCGACTGGAACGACCTGCGCTGCAACGTGTCGGGCAACCTGCAGCTGAGCGAGAGCGAGGTGGTCGACGTGGTGGCGCAGTACATGGAGAAGCTCAACGAGAAGAACGGAGG CATCTACACCCTGCTGAGGATCGTCAACGTGGAGAAGCGCCGGGACACGGCGCGGGGGAACCGCtacctgctggagctggagctggcgGAGCGCGGCCAGCGCACCGTGCGCCTCTCCGAGTACGTCTACGTGCTCTTGCACCAGGGCAAGCGGGACGACAGCGCCGAGGGGCTGGCCCTGGCGGCCACCGAGCCCCAGCCCAGCGCCTGGAGCGTCCTCGCTGGCAAGCCCGTGCTGTGCCGGCCGCTGCGGCTCAGCTGGAAGCAGGACGTCATGGTGCACTTCGTGGTACCCG TGAAGAACCAAGCCCGCTGGGTCCAGCAGTTCATCTCGGACATGGCTCACCTGTACGAGGCCACGAGGGACGCCAACTTCAACGTCATCCTCGTGGACTTCGACAGCGACGACATGGACGTGGAGAGGGCGCTGCGGGACGCCCGGCTGCCCCG GTTCCAGTACCTGCGGCGCACGGGCAACTTCGAGCGCTCGGCGGGGCTGCAGGCCGGCGTGGACGCGGTCGAG GACGGGCACAGCATCGTGTTCCTCTGCGACCTGCACATCCACTTCCCCGCCAACATCCTGGACAGCATCCGCAAGCACTGCGTGGAGGGGCAGCTGGCCTACGCGCCCATCGTCATGCGCCTCGGCTGCGGCAGCTCCCCGCGGGAGCCCGACG GCTACTGGGAGGTGAACGGCTTCGGCCTCTTCGGCATCTACAAGTCGGACTTTGAGCGCGTGGGAGGGATGAACACGGAGGAGTTCAGAGACCGCTGGGGCGGGGAGGACTGGGAGCTCCTGGACAG GGTGCTGCAGAgcgggctggaggtggagcgCTTGCGCCTCAGGAACTTCTACCATTACTACCACTCCAAGCGTGGCATGTGGAATGCCCGCAGCAAGAAGCCCCCCAAGGCCTAG
- the PKP3 gene encoding plakophilin-3, with product MQETNAFLLSALQPEAGVCSLALPSDRQLDGRSREAAEAQRLRSARVQEQVRIRMMLRGQAPARLEGPDHVDGARGAPYGTALRSSFSSRSQSNGVDPKASLYQPLPKKDFGTLKGSGWSSRSAVDLTPHKRMATVGNGSLPKGRGYGAGYAVPPLAAASPRPSSFHERNYRSRQNLDTLSLRSLRLADGPPPPDDRYSVISEQLDPVGHRPLYKGHGNGGFARSYTFERQLSAGSASKAASEWLEAAEAPQGRTIRAPAMRTLQRFQSNNRSRLSAGSFGASQPGAGGSYLGLVEHSSRAPSVRSLAESGHRLQDQRAADIYNGHGTLLSHQSGGFDDIDLPSAVKYLIASDPNLQVLGAAYLQHKCYSDSNAKKQARSLQAMPKLVKLFNSPNQEVQRHATGAMRNLIYDNAENKLALVEENGIYELMRTLREPDDELRKNVTGILWNLSSSDNLKDRLARDTLEQLTDLVLVPLSGLGGSGVIQQNPSEAEIFYNSTGFLRNLSSASQQTRQKMRECHGLVDSMIHYVNSSLEVGKSEDKSVENAVCVLRNLSYRLYDEMPPSSLQRLEGHRRNTSSVVPGELVGCFSPQSKKAREHYLNADIVTFTEVSKDPKGMEWLWNPQIVGIYNRLLQRCELNKHTTEAASGALQNITAGDRRWAGVLSRLALEQERILNPVLDRVRTADHHQLRSLTGLIRNLSRHARNKDEMSTKVVSHLIEKLPGSVGDKAPPADVIVNIVAVLNNLVVESPMAARDIVYFDGLRKLFYIKKRRDSPDSEKSSRAAASLLGNMWQYTKLHRDFKMKGYRKEDFLGL from the exons ATGCAGGAGACCAACGCGTTCTTGCTGTCGGCCCTGCAGCCCGAGGCCGGCGTCTGCTCGCTGGCTCTGCCCTCGGACCGGCAGCTGGACGGCAGGAGCCGCGAGGCGGCCGAGGCCCAGCGCCTGCGCAGCGCCCGCGTCCAGGAGCAGGTCCGAATCCGCATGATGCTGCGGGGACAAGCGCCCGCCCGCCTCGAGGGTCCCGACCACGTCGATGGAGCCAGAG GGGCTCCGTACGGCACCGCCCTGCGCTCGTCCTTCAGCTCCCGCTCCCAGAGCAACGGCGTGGACCCCAAAGCTTCG CTGTACCAGCCGCTGCCCAAGAAGGACTTCGGCACGCTGAAGGGCAGCGGCTGGTCGTCGCGCTCGGCCGTGGACCTCACCCCGCACAAGCGGATGGCGACCGTCGGCAACGGCAGCCTGCCCAAGGGCCGCGGCTACGGCGCCGGCTACGCCGTGCCCCCGCTGGCGGCCGCCTCGCCGCGGCCCAGCTCCTTCCACGAGCGCAACTACCGCTCCCGGCAGAACCTGGACACGCTGTCGCTGCGCTCGCTGCGCCTGGCCGatgggccgccgccgcccgacGACCGCTACAGCGTCATCTCGGAGCAGCTGGACCCCGTGGGACACCGGCCCCTCTACAAAGGCCACGGCAACGGCGGCTTCGCGCGCTCCTACACCTTCGAGCGGCAGCTGAGCGCCGGCTCGGCCTCCAAAGCCGCCTCGGAATGGCTGGAGGCGGCCGAGGCGCCGCAGGGCCGCACCATCCGCGCGCCCGCCATGCGCACGCTGCAGCGCTTCCAGAGCAACAACCGCTCGCGCCTCAGCGCCGGCTCCTTCGGCGCCTCGCAGCCGGGCGCCGGCGGCTCCTACCTGGGGCTGGTGGAGCACAGCTCCCGCGCGCCCTCCGTGCGCAGCCTGGCCGAGTCCGGACACCGCCTGCAGGACCAGCGCGCCGCCGACATCTACAACGGGCACGGCACGCTGCTCAGCCACCAGTCCGGGGG GTTTGACGACATCGACCTGCCCTCGGCAGTGAAATACCTGATAGCCAGCGACCCCAACCTGCAGGTGCTGGGCGCTGCCTACCTCCAGCACAAATGCTACAGCGACAGCAACGCCAAGAAGCAG gCCCGCAGCCTCCAGGCCATGCCCAAGCTGGTGAAGCTGTTCAACAGCCCCAACCAGGAGGTGCAGCGCCATGCCACCGGCGCCATGCGCAACCTCATCTACGACAACGCCGAGAACAAGCTGGCGCTGGTGGAGGAGAACGGCATCTACGAGCTCATGCGCACGCTGCGGGAGCCCGACGACGAGCTGCGCAAGAACGTCACAG GGATCCTCTGGAATCTCTCCTCCAGCGACAACCTGAAGGATCGTCTGGCGCGGGACACGCTGGAGCAGCTCACGGACCTGGTCCTGGTCCCTCTGTCCGGGCTGGGAGGCTCAGGTGTCATCCAGCAGAACCCCTCAGAGGCAGAGATCTTCTACAACTCCACCGGCTTCCTCAG GAacctcagctctgccagccagCAGACGCGGCAGAAGATGCGCGAGTGCCACGGGCTGGTGGACTCCATGATCCACTATGTGAACAGCTCCCTGGAAGTGGGCAAGTCAGAGGACAAG AGCGTGGAGAACGCCGTCTGCGTCCTGCGCAACCTCTCCTACCGCCTGTACGACGAGATGCCCCCGTCCTCCCTGCAGCGCCTGGAAGGGCACCGGAGGAACACCAGCAGCGTGGTGCCCGGGGAGCTGGTGGGCTGCTTCAGCCCCCAGAGCAAGAAAGCCCGTGAG CACTACCTGAACGCCGACATTGTCACCTTCACGGAGGTCTCCAAGGACCCCAAGGGCATGGAGTGGCTCTGGAACCCGCAGATCGTGGGCATCTACAACCGGCTGCTGCAGCGCTGCGAGCTCAACAAGCACACGACCGAGGCGGCGTCGGGCGCTCTGCAGAACATCACCGCCGGGGACCGCAGG TGGGCGGGCGTGCTGAGCCGGCTGGCGCTGGAGCAGGAGCGCATCCTCAACCCGGTGCTGGATCGCGTCCGCACCGCCGACCACCACCAGCTGCGCTCCCTGACCGGGCTCATCCGCAACCTGTCCCGCCATGCCCGCAACAAGGACGAGATGT CCACCAAGGTGGTCAGCCACCTGATCGAGAAGCTGCCGGGGAGCGTCGGGGACAAAGCGCCGCCCGCAGACGTCATCGTCAACATCGTGGCTGTCCTCAACAACCTGGTGGTGGAGAGCCCCATGGCCGCCCGCGACATCGTCTACTTCGACGGCCTCAGGAAGCTCTTCTACATCAAGAAGCGAAGGGACAG CCCAGACAGTGAGAAGtcctccagagcagcagccagcctccTGGGCAACATGTGGCAGTACACCAAGCTCCACCGCGACTTCAAGATG AAGGGCTACCGGAAGGAGGATTTCCTCGGCCTGTGA
- the SIGIRR gene encoding single Ig IL-1-related receptor, whose amino-acid sequence MAAFCSVPPEILVPATNETLELVLGSRVALNCTVRWAAAERCEPVPAWTKDGQQLSSQSSQDTTWFAQNASQRLLASVLQLNLTQDADFGVFACWVSNATATFTLRRAEAAGHVPAVLAALLVLALLMLLAGLYVRCRLSVLLWYRNRYGELEMNDGKLYDAYVSHAASPDDRKFVHFIVKPQLENRYGYKLFLDEQTILPNSEPSADLIMNVSRCRRLIVVLSVAYLEQDWCNSSFREGLWRLLELSKKPIFIVFESQYREITHPAITLLRQHRGAVTLLVWRAGSMTPSSDFWKELCLALPRKVSFQGTVGDPQTQLQEDKDPMLILHSSYLDSSADLHPDGDLGTGLRGCIFGSPPPPRIGGAAPASATQLRDSQRPELDVSDLGSRNYGARTDFYCLVTEDDI is encoded by the exons ATGGCAG CCTTTTGCAGCGTGCCCCCCGAAATCCTGGTCCCGGCCACCAACGAGAcgctggagctggtgctggggagCCGGGTAGCGCTGAACTGCACCGTGCGCTGGGCAGCTGCCGAGCGCTGCGAGCCCGTCCCTGCCTGGACCAAGGAcgggcagcagctgagcagccagAGCAGCCAGGACACCACCTG GTTTGCCCAAAATGCCTCGCAGCGACTCCTCGCCAGCGTCCTGCAGCTCAACCTCACGCAGGACGCCGACTTCGGGGTGTTTGCCTGCTGGGTCAGCAACGCCACGGCCACCTTCACCCTGCGGCGGGCAG AGGCGGCAGGGCACGTGCCCGCGGTGCTGGCAGCCCTCCTGGTCCTGGCGCTGCTGATGCTCCTGGCCGGGCTCTACGTCCGATGCCGCCTCAGCGTGCTCCTCTGGTACCGGAACCGCTACGGCGAGCTGGAGATGAACg ACGGGAAGCTGTACGACGCCTACGTGTCCCACGCCGCCAGCCCGGACGACCGCAAGTTCGTCCACTTCATCGTGAAGCCGCAGCTGGAGAACCGCTACGGCTACAAGCTGTTCCTGGACGAGCAAACCATCCTGCCCAACTCAG AGCCGTCGGCCGACCTCATCATGAACGtgagccgctgccgccgcctcatCGTCGTCCTCTCCGTCGCCTACCTGGAGCAAGACTGGTGCAACAGCAGCTTCAG GGAAGGGCTTTGGAGACTGCTGGAGCTGTCCAAGAAACCCATCTTCATCGTCTTTGAGAGCCAGTACCGGGAGATCACCCACCCTGCCATCACCCTGCTGAGGCAGCACCGCGGCGCAGTCACCTTGCTGGTGTGGCGAGCCGGCTCCATG ACCCCGTCATCGGACTTCTGGAAGGAGTTGTGCCTGGCCCTGCCCCGCAAGGTGTCGTTCCAGGGGACCGTGGGGGACCCCCAGacgcagctgcaggaggacaagGACCCCATGCTGATCCTGCACAGCAGCTACCTGGACAGCAGCGCAGACCTGCACCCGGACGGGGACCTCGGCACAG GCCTGCGCGGGTGCATCTTCGGGAGCCCCCCGCCTCCCCGCATCGGCGGCGCCGCCCCGGCCTCGGCCACGCAGCTGAGGGACAGCCAGAGGCCCGAGCTCGACGTCTCTGACCTGGGGTCACGCAACTACGGCGCCCGCACGGACTTCTACTGCCTGGTGACCGAGGACGACATCTGA
- the ANO9 gene encoding LOW QUALITY PROTEIN: anoctamin-9 (The sequence of the model RefSeq protein was modified relative to this genomic sequence to represent the inferred CDS: substituted 1 base at 1 genomic stop codon), translating into MQDEILLTPWRDLPLEDTDTFDVPDEEKWDYVLVSDIHEMGSEKEIKRKKFLDELSKKGFAIKKIEDKKLFYGVRAPEHIFRKYQWLLRNPDSRLQSQDMDGDIPVTTRIRIVYFILHNTPTPDLEKLRDLVKKKVFEVAFPLHEVRPSTRCRGGKATGGAGTRLWGTGARQSPQQQPGSWAGNXGCPIFLYPTNFSAVQQEELREMLKEKWAHWRDIFCQQPIGKIRCYFGEKVALYFAWLGWYTYLLGFAAVGGLLVFVAGITVFSSSQMSKEICEANNTIMCPLCDQKCPFWLLSDTCTYAKVTHMIDNEGTVLFAIFMAIWATVFLELWKRKRATVVTNWDLYGWDEDEEELALQLINNLQHEPRRYQHSYWHSTIVLLLVLLMIAVLIGIAHALVIYRVIVTALFTQSSLELLREHANTVAVMTGAVLHYITILVMTKINRRVALYLCDLENPRTISQRENNFTMKIFTFQFFTHFSSLIYIAFFLGRINGHPGNYVRVAGKWRLEECHPSGCITDLFIQMAIIMLLKQTISNVIEYLNPWIGYKLRKKKQQPKKKSIILGEEEEAEDPCKSQWLSNYQLKEVEIFTLFDEFLEMVIQYSFTTIFVAAFPLAPLLAFCNNLFEIRLDASKMIRLQQRMVPRKANDIGIWLQVLEAVGILAVIGNGLVIAITSDFIPVQVYKYTYSPCMAENSTGLDCSTGYINHSLSVFRIQDFELHTKVPEMLPGFARDSIKECRYRDYRNADDYSYTVQFWHIFAARLAFLILFEHVALCVKLIAAWYIPDVPQSVKNQFLDRKHSNLRKELSKMQYSTEV; encoded by the exons ATGCAG GATGAAATTCTTTTGACTCCCTGGAGGGATCTTCCTCTCGAAGACACAGACACGTTTGATGTCCCG GATGAAGAGAAGTGGGATTATGTCCTGGTGAGTGACATCCATGAGATGGGCAGTGAGAAGGAGATCAAGAGGAAGAAGTTCCTGGACGAGCTGAGCAAGAAGGGGTTCGCCATCAAG AAAATTGAGGACAAGAAGCTCTTCTATGGGGTCCGTGCCCCAGAACACATCTTCCGGAAATACCAGTGGCTGCTGAGGAACCCTGACAGCAGACTGCAGAGCCAGGACATGGATGGTGACATCCCTGTGACCACCAG GATCCGGATCGTGTACTTCATCCTGCACAACACGCCGACGCCCGACCTCG AGAAGCTGCGAGATCTGGTGAAGAAGAAAGTCTTTGAGGTGGCGTTTCCCCTGCACGAGGTGAGGCCGAGCACACGGTGCCGGGGAGGAAAAGCCACGGGGGGTGCAGGAACAAGGCTTTGGGGAACTGGGGCACGACAAAGCCCCCAacagcagcctgggagctgggctgggaatTAAGGCTGCCCAATATTCCTGTATCCAACCAACTTCTCTGCTGTCCAGCAAGAAGAGCTAAGGGAAATGCTGAAGGAGAAATGGGCTCACTGGAGAGATATATTTTGCCAACAGCCGATCGGGAAGATCAG GTGCTATTTTGGCGAGAAGGTGGCCCTGTACTTTGCCTGGCTGGGCTGGTACACCTACCTGCTGGGCTTCGCTGCAGTGGGCGGGCTGCTGGTCTTTGTGGCTGGGATTACGGTTTTCAGCTCCAGCCAGATGAG CAAGGAGATCTGTGAGGCCAATAACACCATCATGTGCCCACTCTGTGACCAGAAGTGCCCGTTCTGGCTCCTCTCCGACACCTGCACCTACGCCAAG GTCACTCACATGATTGACAACGAGGGGACGGTTTTGTTTGCCATATTCATGGCAATCTGGG CCACTGTGTTCCTGGAgctgtggaagaggaagagagccACTGTGGTCACCAACTGGGACCTGTACGGctgggatgaggatgag gaggaGCTGGCTCTGCAGCTGATCAACAACCTGCAGCACGAACCCCGGCGGTACCAGCACTCTTACTGGCACAGCACCATCGTACTCCTCCTGGTTCTGCTGATG ATCGCCGTGCTGATCGGCATCGCCCACGCGCTCGTCATCTACCGCGTGATAGTGACGGCCCTCTTCACCCagagcagcctggagctgctgcgCGAGCACGCCAACACCGTGGCCGTCATGACGGGGGCTGTGCTGCACTACATCACCATTCTCGTCATGACCAAG ATCAACAGGCGTGTGGCCCTCTACCTCTGTGACCTGG AGAATCCACGGACCATTTCCCAGCGTGAGAACAACTTCACCATGAAGATCTTCACCTTCCAGTTCTTCACACACTTCTCTTCGCTCATCTACATCGCCTTCTTCCTGGGACG GATCAACGGCCACCCGGGGAACTACGTGCGCGTTGCTGGCAAGTggaggctggaggag TGCCACCCCAGCGGCTGCATCACCGACCTCTTCATCCAGATGGCCATCATCATGCTGCTCAAGCAGACCATCAGCAACGTGATCGAGTACCTCAACCC CTGGATAGGCTACAAGCTACgcaagaagaagcagcagcccaagaagaaaagcatcatattaggtgaggaggaggaggccgAGGACCCCTGCAAAAGCCAGTGGCTGAGCAACTATCAACTCAAGGAGGTCGAAATCTTCACCTTGTTTGACGAGTTCTTGGAGATGG TGATCCAGTACAGTTTCACCACCATCTTCGTCGCTGCCTTCCCCCTCGCCCCGCTGCTGGCCTTCTGCAACAACCTCTTCGAGATCCGCCTGGACGCCAGCAAGATGATTCGGCTGCAGCAGCGCATGGTGCCCAGGAAGGCCAACGACATCG GAATCTGGCTGCAGGTGCTGGAGGCCGTGGGCATCCTGGCCGTCATTGGGAACGGGCTGGTGATCGCCATCACCTCCGACTTCATCCCCGTGCAGGTCTACAAGTACACGTACAGCCCCTGCATGGCGGAGAACAGCACTGGCCTGGA CTGCTCAACTGGTTACATCAACCACAGCCTCTCCGTCTTCCGCATCCAGGACTTTGAGCTGCACACAAAGGTGCCTGAAATGCTGCCAGGCTTTGCCAGGGACAGCATCAAGGAGTGCAG GTACCGGGATTACCGGAACGCCGACGACTACAGCTACACGGTTCAGTTCTGGCACATCTTCGCAGCCCGGCTTGCCTTCCTCATCCTCTTTGAG cacGTGGCCCTGTGTGTCAAGCTGATCGCAGCCTGGTACATCCCTGACGTCCCCCAGTCGGTTAAGAATCAATTTCTggacagaaaacacagcaacCTTCGTAAAGAACTGAG CAAGATGCAGTACTCCACCGAGGTGTAG